Proteins encoded in a region of the Nocardia asteroides genome:
- a CDS encoding GMC family oxidoreductase, with amino-acid sequence MDQRTTDYDVLIVGSGFGGSVTALRLVEKGYKVGVLEAGRRFADDELPKTSWDVKKFLWAPALGCYGIQRIHPLRNVLILGGAGVGGGSLNYANTLYVPPEPFFQDAQWRDITDWRDELTPYYERAQQMLGVVRNPHMTPADEVFKAVADDMGVGDTFVQTPVGVFFGEPGKTVPDPYFGGAGPERTGCVECGDCMVGCKYGAKNTLVKNYLYLAEKAGAEVIPMTTVTELRPHPDGTWDVSTARTGAWIRKQPRTFTAAHVVLAAGTRGTQQLLFAMRDKGVLPDLSDRLGVLTRTNSESIVGAATKKVKPGQDFTKGVAITSSIHPTPDTHIEPVRYGKGSNFMGLLQTLMVDGGGRIPRWLRFLGMVLRHPMDLLSFLSTKNWSERTIISLVMQHLDNSITTYTKRGLFGRKLTSKQGHGEPNPTWIPVGNDVTRRVAAKIGGIAGGSWGEIFNIPLTAHFLGGAVIGADAQQGVIDAYHRVYGYPTLSVVDGAAVSANLGVNPSLTITAQAERAAAYWPNKGEVDTRPPVGTGYRRIAPVAPVKPAVPADAPAALVLPIVEIRKTPAAG; translated from the coding sequence ATGGACCAGCGGACGACGGATTACGACGTGCTGATCGTCGGTTCGGGGTTCGGCGGCAGCGTCACCGCGCTCCGGCTGGTGGAGAAAGGGTACAAAGTCGGCGTGCTGGAGGCGGGCAGGCGCTTCGCCGACGACGAGCTGCCCAAGACCAGCTGGGACGTGAAGAAGTTTCTCTGGGCGCCCGCGCTCGGCTGTTACGGGATCCAGCGCATCCATCCGCTGCGCAACGTGCTGATCCTCGGCGGCGCCGGTGTCGGCGGCGGGTCGTTGAACTACGCGAACACTCTCTACGTGCCGCCGGAGCCGTTCTTCCAGGACGCGCAGTGGCGTGACATCACCGACTGGCGCGACGAACTGACCCCGTACTACGAACGAGCGCAGCAGATGCTCGGCGTGGTACGCAATCCGCACATGACGCCCGCCGACGAAGTCTTCAAGGCCGTGGCCGACGACATGGGCGTCGGCGACACCTTCGTGCAGACCCCCGTCGGCGTGTTCTTCGGCGAACCGGGAAAGACCGTGCCCGACCCGTACTTCGGCGGGGCCGGCCCCGAGCGCACCGGTTGCGTCGAATGCGGCGACTGCATGGTGGGCTGCAAGTACGGCGCGAAGAACACCCTCGTGAAGAACTACCTCTATCTGGCCGAGAAGGCCGGCGCCGAGGTCATTCCCATGACGACTGTCACCGAGCTGCGTCCACACCCCGACGGCACCTGGGACGTGTCCACCGCCCGCACCGGCGCCTGGATACGCAAGCAGCCGCGCACGTTCACCGCCGCGCACGTCGTGCTCGCCGCGGGCACACGCGGAACCCAGCAGTTGCTGTTCGCCATGCGTGACAAAGGCGTGTTGCCCGATCTGTCCGATCGACTCGGCGTGCTGACGCGCACCAACTCGGAATCGATCGTCGGCGCGGCCACCAAGAAGGTGAAGCCGGGCCAAGACTTCACCAAGGGCGTCGCGATCACCTCGTCCATCCATCCCACCCCGGACACGCACATCGAGCCCGTCCGTTACGGCAAAGGCTCCAACTTCATGGGCCTGCTCCAGACGCTCATGGTCGACGGCGGCGGCCGCATCCCGCGCTGGCTGCGCTTCCTGGGCATGGTGTTGCGGCATCCGATGGACCTGCTCAGCTTCCTGAGCACCAAGAACTGGAGCGAGCGAACAATCATCTCGCTGGTCATGCAGCACTTGGACAATTCGATCACCACCTACACCAAGCGGGGCTTGTTCGGCCGCAAGCTCACCAGCAAACAGGGCCACGGCGAGCCCAATCCGACGTGGATTCCCGTCGGCAACGACGTGACCAGGCGGGTCGCGGCGAAGATCGGCGGCATCGCGGGCGGCAGCTGGGGCGAGATCTTCAATATCCCGCTCACGGCCCACTTCCTCGGCGGCGCGGTGATCGGAGCCGACGCTCAGCAGGGCGTGATCGACGCCTACCACCGCGTGTACGGCTACCCCACGCTCAGCGTCGTCGACGGTGCGGCGGTCTCGGCCAACCTGGGCGTCAATCCCTCGCTGACGATCACCGCGCAGGCCGAGCGCGCGGCGGCGTACTGGCCGAACAAGGGCGAAGTGGACACCCGGCCCCCGGTCGGCACGGGATACCGGCGCATCGCTCCGGTCGCGCCGGTCAAGCCGGCGGTTCCGGCAGATGCTCCCGCCGCGCTGGTACTTCCGAT
- a CDS encoding TetR/AcrR family transcriptional regulator, translating into MPTTPRARARAQTMDDIIRIGREHLATDGAAALSLRAVARDLGVVSSAVYRYVRSRDELLTMLVVDGYNALGDAVDNALAEAGDAPIDRLRVLGRTVRGWALAEPARYGLLFGTPVPGYDAPAAETVAPGTRVIATMLTLFAHAYGADELTAPIREPRISASLADNFGRIRDEFRLELPDWLVVRGVTFWVGLFGAVSADVFDMYGPDTFTDRDELFELQLDGLLDMLGHRG; encoded by the coding sequence ATGCCGACCACACCCCGCGCCCGCGCCAGGGCCCAGACCATGGACGACATCATCCGGATCGGGCGAGAACACCTGGCGACAGACGGCGCCGCGGCACTGTCCCTGCGTGCGGTGGCGCGTGATCTCGGCGTGGTTTCCTCGGCCGTCTACCGCTACGTCCGCAGTCGCGACGAGCTGCTCACCATGCTCGTAGTGGACGGTTACAACGCACTCGGTGACGCGGTTGACAACGCGCTGGCCGAGGCAGGGGACGCGCCGATCGATAGGCTGCGGGTCCTCGGGCGCACGGTGCGGGGGTGGGCGCTGGCCGAACCCGCCCGCTATGGGTTGCTGTTCGGCACCCCGGTTCCCGGCTACGACGCGCCCGCGGCCGAGACCGTCGCACCGGGCACCCGGGTGATCGCCACGATGCTGACGCTGTTCGCTCACGCCTACGGAGCGGACGAACTCACGGCCCCTATCAGGGAACCGCGGATATCCGCTTCTCTCGCGGACAATTTCGGGCGGATCCGTGACGAATTCCGGCTCGAATTGCCGGACTGGCTGGTCGTCCGCGGCGTGACCTTCTGGGTCGGCCTGTTCGGTGCGGTGAGCGCGGACGTCTTCGACATGTACGGCCCCGACACCTTCACCGATCGCGACGAGCTGTTCGAACTGCAACTCGACGGACTGCTGGACATGCTGGGGCACCGCGGGTGA
- a CDS encoding nitronate monooxygenase: MPGEPSAVPDLSAATAWARRMGMRIPLVNAPMGGVAGGRLAAAVTAAGGLGMIGMGSAGSVRALELELPHLGGVEGPFGIGLVDWVVAREPRLLEVAIEARPALISVSFGENLDWAARVAAAGIASATQVYSGQDARRAQDAGIGVLVARGVEGGGHGAVNAALLPLLDEVLDVASVPVLAAGGIGAPRDLAAVLRAGASGAWLGTCLAACTESLLSDAGRQALLDARGTDTVLTRAYDVGMELPWPARFPARVLRTGFTDRWTGREEELATDRSAKHTLAAALAVDDPKTAPIDAGEGVGMITSVEPAARVLERLWSGVTGPVGS; encoded by the coding sequence ATGCCAGGCGAACCGTCTGCGGTACCCGACCTGAGCGCCGCGACCGCGTGGGCGCGTCGGATGGGTATGCGCATTCCTCTGGTCAACGCGCCGATGGGCGGCGTGGCGGGCGGGCGGCTCGCCGCAGCGGTGACCGCGGCCGGCGGACTCGGCATGATCGGGATGGGCAGCGCCGGGTCGGTTCGCGCGCTGGAACTGGAGTTGCCGCACCTGGGCGGCGTCGAAGGCCCGTTCGGCATCGGGCTGGTCGATTGGGTCGTCGCCAGGGAACCACGACTGCTGGAGGTCGCGATCGAAGCACGTCCCGCGCTGATCTCGGTCAGCTTCGGCGAGAACCTGGATTGGGCCGCCCGGGTCGCGGCCGCGGGGATCGCCTCGGCCACCCAGGTCTACAGCGGGCAGGACGCGCGGCGTGCGCAAGACGCGGGCATCGGCGTCCTCGTGGCCCGTGGCGTGGAGGGCGGCGGGCACGGCGCCGTGAACGCGGCGCTGCTCCCGCTCCTCGACGAGGTGCTGGACGTGGCCTCGGTCCCGGTGCTCGCGGCCGGCGGCATCGGCGCACCGCGGGATCTCGCCGCCGTCCTTCGCGCCGGGGCGAGCGGCGCATGGCTCGGTACCTGCCTGGCGGCCTGCACGGAATCGCTGCTGTCGGATGCGGGCAGGCAGGCACTGCTCGACGCCCGCGGCACGGACACCGTGCTCACCCGCGCCTACGACGTGGGGATGGAACTGCCCTGGCCCGCGCGATTTCCCGCGCGGGTGCTGCGCACCGGATTCACCGATCGGTGGACCGGACGGGAAGAAGAACTCGCGACGGATCGGTCGGCCAAACACACGCTCGCCGCCGCGCTCGCCGTGGACGATCCGAAGACCGCGCCGATCGACGCGGGGGAGGGCGTCGGAATGATCACCTCCGTGGAACCGGCGGCGCGGGTGCTCGAACGGCTGTGGTCGGGTGTGACCGGTCCGGTCGGGAGCTGA
- a CDS encoding family 1 glycosylhydrolase yields the protein MRSHRRHALAAVVAVTAVFLAGAAPAAARPAPPPVVAPMGPDFLWGVAASGYQSEGHAPDSNWSRYVASGKTTDPYRDSIDFYTRYRSDIALAAGLGVKVYRVGIEWARLQPEPGKWDPDGLKFYDDLVAAITAAGMRPMLTIDHWVYPGWAVDRGGWNNPGIVEDWLANARAVVDRYAPYRPLWVTFNEPTFYLVNELRHGGLPPTAAPAMQDRIALAHNSIYDHIHRVQPDAMVTSNVAYIPGAEDLVNKPLVDKIGAKLNYIGIDYYYGLSPDTLTTTVNFTELWKNPMQPEGIYYALQHYSRQFPGKPLYIVENGMPTENGLPRADGYGRADSLRDTVYWLQRAKADGMNLMGYNYWSLTDNYEWGSYTPRFGLYTVDVLTDPALTRKPTDAVAAYTAITRAGGVAPDYRPTRTPKDCSFVDGPASCSDPVTVPR from the coding sequence ATGCGTTCACATCGCCGCCACGCCTTGGCTGCCGTCGTGGCTGTCACCGCGGTATTTCTCGCAGGAGCCGCTCCGGCGGCCGCCCGGCCCGCGCCACCCCCTGTGGTCGCACCGATGGGCCCGGACTTTCTCTGGGGCGTCGCCGCGTCGGGATACCAATCGGAGGGCCACGCCCCGGACAGCAACTGGTCTCGCTACGTCGCGTCCGGGAAAACGACGGACCCCTACCGGGATTCGATCGACTTCTACACGCGCTATCGCTCGGACATCGCCTTGGCGGCGGGCCTGGGCGTCAAGGTGTACCGCGTGGGCATCGAGTGGGCTCGCCTCCAGCCCGAGCCGGGCAAGTGGGACCCCGACGGACTGAAGTTCTACGACGATCTCGTCGCGGCGATCACCGCCGCGGGCATGCGTCCCATGCTCACGATCGACCACTGGGTCTACCCGGGTTGGGCGGTCGACCGCGGCGGCTGGAACAACCCGGGCATCGTCGAGGACTGGCTGGCCAACGCGCGCGCCGTCGTCGATCGCTACGCCCCGTACCGGCCCTTGTGGGTAACCTTCAACGAGCCGACCTTCTACTTGGTGAACGAACTGCGACACGGCGGACTTCCGCCCACCGCGGCGCCGGCGATGCAGGATCGAATCGCGCTGGCGCACAACAGCATCTACGACCACATCCACCGGGTGCAGCCCGACGCCATGGTGACCAGCAACGTCGCCTACATCCCGGGCGCCGAGGACTTGGTGAACAAGCCACTGGTGGACAAGATCGGCGCCAAGCTCAACTACATCGGCATCGATTACTACTACGGCCTCTCCCCCGACACTCTCACCACCACCGTGAACTTCACCGAGCTGTGGAAGAACCCGATGCAGCCAGAAGGCATCTACTATGCGCTGCAGCACTATTCGCGCCAGTTCCCCGGAAAGCCGCTCTATATCGTCGAGAACGGCATGCCCACCGAGAACGGCCTACCGCGTGCGGACGGTTACGGGCGCGCCGACTCGCTCCGCGACACCGTCTACTGGCTCCAGCGCGCCAAAGCCGACGGCATGAATTTGATGGGCTATAACTACTGGAGTCTCACCGACAACTACGAGTGGGGTTCCTACACACCACGTTTCGGCCTTTACACCGTCGACGTTCTCACCGATCCGGCACTGACGCGCAAGCCGACGGACGCGGTGGCCGCGTACACGGCTATCACGCGAGCCGGTGGCGTCGCGCCGGACTATCGACCGACGCGGACGCCGAAGGATTGCTCGTTCGTCGACGGGCCCGCCAGCTGCTCCGACCCCGTCACCGTGCCGCGGTGA
- a CDS encoding restriction endonuclease, whose amino-acid sequence MGRRRGRRGSDAAALMFMAAIAALVVAPKIADIAARQAAALASVGACVLAIAAVAAVLTARHRRQVRARDDARLLVALRQNSLSPSEFEEALAALCRRDGCTDVRVVGGSGDLGADVIARAPDGRRIVLQAKRYHNGRSVGSQDVQRFGGTAHTIHGADVAAVVTTAHAFTPQARAYAAKARILLMSAKELAAWESQTGPSPWN is encoded by the coding sequence ATGGGAAGACGACGTGGTCGCCGCGGATCGGATGCGGCGGCGTTGATGTTCATGGCTGCCATCGCCGCGCTGGTGGTTGCACCCAAGATCGCGGACATCGCCGCACGGCAAGCCGCGGCGCTTGCTTCTGTCGGGGCCTGTGTTCTGGCCATTGCTGCCGTCGCCGCCGTGCTGACGGCGCGGCATCGCCGCCAGGTGCGTGCTCGCGATGACGCGCGGCTGCTGGTGGCGCTGCGGCAGAACTCGCTGAGTCCCTCCGAGTTCGAGGAAGCGCTGGCCGCGTTGTGCCGCCGCGACGGCTGCACCGATGTCCGGGTGGTCGGCGGATCCGGTGATCTAGGCGCCGACGTGATCGCGCGGGCACCGGACGGTCGCCGAATCGTCCTGCAGGCCAAGCGTTACCACAACGGCCGCAGCGTGGGCAGCCAAGACGTCCAGCGCTTCGGTGGGACCGCGCACACCATCCACGGCGCCGACGTGGCGGCCGTGGTGACCACCGCGCATGCGTTCACCCCGCAAGCACGCGCGTACGCGGCCAAGGCCAGGATCTTGCTCATGTCGGCAAAAGAGCTCGCAGCGTGGGAATCGCAGACCGGGCCGAGTCCCTGGAACTGA